The Herpetosiphonaceae bacterium sequence GTTGAGTGCCAGCAGCACCGCCTCACCGGCCCACATGCATCGATGCACCTCGTAGCCACGGCGATTCAGCGCGTCAGCGACCCGCGCGACTATGGCCGCGAGCTGCTCAGGCAGCACATAGCCGTACACGACATTCGTTTCAGCGGGACGGCGGGGGAGCAGCTTAACGCCATCGAGCGCTTCGAGAATAGCTGCCAGGTGTTCGTCCATTGCATGCCTCGTAGCTTGACAGCCATTCTATATACTATCGCCTGTCGTAAAAAGTCGCGCGCTACGTCTCGTCGCGCTCGATGCTGGCCTGTGCAGAAAAGCCCTCAGGATAGCGCGCCCGGAGCTTGGTGATATTTTGCGCGGCGATCGATTCGAGATCCAGGCCGCAGGCGTCGGCCAGCATCGCGACATACCACAGCACATCGCCAAGCTCTTTGGCAAGCGCCGCCTGATCGAGCGGATGGCCGTGAAACAGATGCTTTTTGATCGCCTCGCTGCACTCGCCCGCCTCGCCCACCAGCCCCAGCGCGGTCATCGCCAGCCGCTCGCGCCGATCCAGCGCCGCGCTCAAGGTGCGCCTGGCCGAATCCTGGTACTCGTCGAAGTTCACGCATCGATCCTTTCAGGAATTAAGCGGCTCTGCCGCTCGGTCGCCTATAGCATCATCTGCGCGGCGCTATCCAGCCGATCCAGCTAACGAGCCAAAGATCTGACACATGAGCAATACGCATAGCATAGCGCCAACGGCTGTGCAGCCTTTCCGAAGTTTTTTCATTCATCTCCTCGATCGTCATGGCCTGGAATGATCAACGATGCGGCAATCCCTGGCAAGTGATGGTATTGGCGTACTTTAATAGGTTGGTTGCGGCGCGACAAGCGCTAGCCGTAGCCATTGATCAGCAGTTGGGATAGTACTGATGCGGTTTCAGGGAGCAGACCTGAGGTTCCTCCAAGCCCGACCGGGACCAGACGATGCGCAGCGTACCCGGCCAGATCCGGCGCAGCCCGACCAACCGCAGAGCAAGCAGATCGAGTATCATGGGGAGAAGACGTAATCCTGAATAGGAGTGGCGTTATGACAACTGAACAACCGCTACATATTATTTTGATGGGCGCGCCAGGAGCGGGCAAATCCACCCAATCGCGGATGCTCAGGTCGCGCTATCCGGTGTATGTGCTCGCCACGGGCCAAATGCTGCGCGACGAGGTCGCCAGGCGCACGGCGCTGGGGCTGCTGGCCGACTCATACTTTCAGCGCGGCACGCTGCTGCCCGACGACGTGATGATCGCGCTGATCACCGAGCGGCTGCTGCAACTCCGGCCCGATCAGGGCTTTTTGCTCGACGGCTTTCCGCGCACGGTTCCGCAGGCCGAGGCGCTGGATAGCTTGATGCAGCGGCTCGACCGCTCGCTGAGCGCCGTGATCTCGCTGAGCCTGAGCGACGATGAGGCGATCCGGCGGCTGGGTGGTCGGCGCATGTGCGAGGGCCTGGGCGAGCCGTTCCCGCTGCATGTCGACGACACGGCCAGCGTGGATGCATGCCTGCGCCTGGGAGGAAGACTCGTCACCCGGCCCGACGACGAGCCGGAGGTGATCGTCGAGCGGCTGCGCGTGTACGAGGAAGAGACGGAGCCGCTGATCGACTACTACCGCCGCCAGGGCTTGCTGCATACGATCTCAGCCGAAGGCGATCCCGAAACGGTTCAGGCGCAGATCGTCCAGACGTTGGATGCGACAGGGCGCGGTCGGGAGCAGGCTTCGGGGTAGCGCCTGCGAACGCGCAGCCAGGGAGCGCAGCGTCAAGGCTCAGGGGTTCTCTTGCACGGGCCGACGTGCTATACTCGCCTATGCAGCCAGTCTCCTACCAGCCACCTGCAACAACCCACCGCCAGCATGCGTACTGTATGTGGCGTCCACCAAGTAAACCCTTCGTAAGGAGTAGATCCTCATGCAATGCACGAGCTGTGGTACAGACCTACAACCCGGCATGAACTTTTGCTCTCGCTGCGGCACGCGCGTTGCCGCGAGCCAGCCCGCCGCTGCGACCGGCCCGACCACGTTTATCGGCGGCGATGGCGATTTCCAGAGCCAGGCCGGTCAGCGCCTCGATCTGCCCGATCCCAAGGTTATCGCCAGCGGCGAGGGCAAGACCGGCATGGACTATCAGATCGTCGGCACGACGATGCAGGCCGCGATTATTCAGCTTGAGCCCGGCCAGACGATCTTTTCGGAAACGGGCGGCATGGCCTGGATGAGCGGCAAC is a genomic window containing:
- a CDS encoding nucleoside triphosphate pyrophosphohydrolase family protein, producing the protein MNFDEYQDSARRTLSAALDRRERLAMTALGLVGEAGECSEAIKKHLFHGHPLDQAALAKELGDVLWYVAMLADACGLDLESIAAQNITKLRARYPEGFSAQASIERDET
- a CDS encoding adenylate kinase, which gives rise to MTTEQPLHIILMGAPGAGKSTQSRMLRSRYPVYVLATGQMLRDEVARRTALGLLADSYFQRGTLLPDDVMIALITERLLQLRPDQGFLLDGFPRTVPQAEALDSLMQRLDRSLSAVISLSLSDDEAIRRLGGRRMCEGLGEPFPLHVDDTASVDACLRLGGRLVTRPDDEPEVIVERLRVYEEETEPLIDYYRRQGLLHTISAEGDPETVQAQIVQTLDATGRGREQASG